Proteins encoded within one genomic window of Ignavibacteria bacterium:
- the atpD gene encoding F0F1 ATP synthase subunit beta produces the protein MTEGKIIQVIGPVVDVDFSGGSLPSIYNAVKIPRTNVEGIKEDLICEVQQHLGEERVRTVAMDSTDGLTRGMIAFDTGNPITVPVGPSTLGRLINIIGQGIDNIGEIKSNTYYPIHRHPPKYEDLTTNAEMFETGIKVIDLLEPYSKGGKTGLFGGAGVGKTVVIMELIHNIAMHHGGYSVFGGVGERTREGNDLWREMKEGGVLDKTALVFGQMNEPPGARQRVGLTALTMAEYFRDEEGKDVLLFIDNIFRFTQAGSEVSALLGRMPSAVGYQPTLATEMGELQERITSTKKGSITSVQAIYVPADDLTDPAPATAFSHLDATTVLSRQISELGIYPAVDPLDSTSRILDPRIIGDVHYNTAKQVKNILQTYKDLQDIINILGIDELSDDDKITVQRARKIQKFLSQPFFVAEQFTGIQGRYVKIEDTIASFQSIIRGDCDHIPEGMFYMKGTIDEVIDNYKKTLN, from the coding sequence ATGACCGAAGGTAAAATAATTCAAGTTATTGGGCCCGTTGTTGATGTTGACTTCTCCGGCGGTTCACTCCCATCAATTTATAATGCTGTAAAAATCCCTCGAACAAATGTTGAAGGCATAAAAGAAGATTTGATATGCGAAGTTCAGCAACATCTTGGCGAAGAACGCGTCCGAACCGTTGCAATGGATTCTACCGACGGATTAACGCGCGGAATGATTGCGTTCGACACAGGAAATCCCATCACCGTTCCTGTTGGTCCATCTACGCTCGGCAGATTGATTAACATCATCGGTCAAGGCATTGATAATATCGGTGAAATCAAAAGTAATACATATTACCCGATTCATCGTCATCCACCCAAGTACGAAGACTTAACAACGAACGCAGAAATGTTCGAAACAGGAATAAAAGTTATTGACTTACTCGAACCGTATTCCAAAGGAGGAAAAACAGGTTTATTTGGCGGCGCAGGGGTAGGAAAAACTGTTGTTATTATGGAACTTATTCACAATATCGCAATGCATCACGGCGGATATTCCGTGTTCGGAGGAGTTGGAGAACGAACTCGCGAAGGAAACGATTTGTGGCGCGAAATGAAAGAAGGCGGCGTTCTCGATAAAACTGCACTCGTATTTGGACAAATGAACGAACCTCCCGGCGCGCGTCAACGAGTTGGCTTAACGGCATTAACAATGGCAGAATATTTTCGCGATGAGGAAGGAAAAGATGTGTTGTTATTTATTGACAATATTTTCCGCTTTACTCAAGCAGGGTCCGAAGTTTCCGCTCTTCTCGGAAGAATGCCAAGCGCCGTCGGTTATCAACCAACGCTTGCGACAGAAATGGGAGAATTGCAGGAACGCATTACTTCAACAAAAAAAGGTTCGATAACTTCTGTGCAAGCAATTTATGTTCCCGCTGATGATTTAACTGACCCCGCTCCTGCTACTGCGTTTTCCCATCTTGACGCTACAACTGTTTTAAGCCGCCAAATTTCCGAATTAGGAATTTATCCCGCAGTTGACCCGCTAGATTCCACTTCACGAATTCTTGACCCGCGCATTATCGGCGACGTACATTACAACACGGCAAAGCAAGTAAAAAATATTTTGCAAACCTATAAAGATTTGCAGGACATCATCAACATTCTTGGAATTGATGAACTTTCTGATGATGATAAAATTACCGTGCAACGCGCAAGAAAAATTCAAAAATTTCTTTCTCAACCGTTTTTTGTTGCAGAACAATTTACCGGGATTCAAGGACGCTATGTAAAAATTGAAGACACAATTGCAAGTTTTCAATCTATCATCAGAGGCGATTGCGACCATATTCCCGAAGGAATGTTCTATATGAAAGGAACAATTGACGAAGTGATTGACAATTACAAAAAAACACTGAACTAA
- a CDS encoding T9SS type A sorting domain-containing protein — MNQFSTKQLIRHLFIVAGFVLFIQEVLAQPTSPPARIRVVASAPADSEPGGRVFFRPQGFPDTTCPPDFPERRIYCRVYPSGDTVHLLAVPDSGFRFAGWSGGGTLGEHQRELTIVARDSMSIHAWFVSTDIDSARLRMLRVSYLRHAGVVRFDPHGFPVECRNFPETKVRCFLYVRGTEVTMKAKPFDDYFFVGWWLRDTLITDSVLTLTIVDTLTNVFAQFELDSSAIPVPTKFRTFTQRQLSKEKIKPGKGKNLMPDSADARDSVFMREFGRATLVLGVPQLAKDSIKRYGWIVFKKPKDVQKFFVQTGTAYFFDSIRTSGRGSKLFTKAMVNPKPPTYNNHLAGELAALKLNIAASKHKITRTGFGSLIYADSTSMFDEKSLVEICKFSDSAMTYWRRYNNLISPKALDSVLTLINKAFYGPIDSVDILYKRPLRIEGEIELDSVPFLQTPDTIDGKFFAEDGDANWMIPEQFSLSQNYPNPFNPSTTIRFQLSAFSNISLKIYNALGEEVATLLHNEEMEEGAYELQFDAGNLPSSVYFYRINVTQDGTLRYTETKKMLLMK; from the coding sequence ATGAATCAATTTTCTACAAAGCAACTTATTCGACACCTGTTCATCGTAGCGGGGTTTGTCTTGTTCATTCAGGAAGTTTTAGCGCAACCAACTTCTCCACCTGCGCGCATTCGTGTAGTCGCATCAGCGCCAGCAGATAGCGAACCCGGGGGAAGAGTGTTTTTTAGGCCACAGGGATTTCCGGATACAACGTGTCCACCGGATTTTCCTGAACGAAGAATTTATTGCCGCGTTTATCCTTCGGGAGATACGGTTCATTTACTTGCGGTTCCAGATTCCGGATTTCGTTTTGCAGGATGGAGCGGAGGAGGAACGCTTGGAGAACATCAGCGGGAATTGACAATCGTTGCACGCGATTCGATGTCCATTCACGCGTGGTTTGTATCTACGGATATTGATTCTGCGCGGTTGCGAATGTTGCGGGTGAGTTATTTGCGACACGCAGGCGTTGTTCGTTTTGACCCGCACGGATTTCCCGTCGAATGTAGAAATTTTCCCGAAACAAAAGTTCGTTGTTTTTTGTATGTGCGCGGAACTGAGGTAACGATGAAAGCAAAACCGTTTGATGATTATTTCTTTGTTGGATGGTGGTTACGCGATACGTTAATTACCGATTCCGTGTTAACGCTGACTATTGTTGATACACTTACCAATGTTTTCGCACAATTTGAACTTGATAGTTCTGCAATTCCTGTTCCAACAAAATTCAGAACGTTCACACAACGGCAGTTAAGTAAAGAAAAAATAAAACCGGGAAAAGGAAAAAATCTGATGCCTGATTCTGCAGATGCGCGCGATAGTGTGTTTATGCGGGAATTCGGAAGAGCAACGCTGGTATTAGGTGTTCCCCAACTCGCAAAAGACAGTATCAAACGCTACGGATGGATTGTTTTCAAAAAGCCAAAAGATGTTCAGAAATTTTTTGTGCAAACAGGAACAGCGTATTTCTTTGATTCTATTCGAACTTCCGGACGCGGTTCAAAATTATTTACAAAAGCAATGGTTAATCCGAAACCCCCAACATACAATAATCATCTTGCGGGAGAATTAGCGGCATTAAAACTCAATATTGCTGCAAGCAAACACAAAATTACTCGCACAGGATTTGGTTCGTTAATTTATGCTGATTCGACAAGTATGTTTGATGAAAAATCTCTCGTAGAAATTTGCAAATTTTCTGATTCTGCAATGACGTATTGGCGACGGTACAACAACCTGATTTCTCCCAAGGCACTTGATTCGGTTTTGACGCTCATCAATAAAGCGTTTTATGGACCGATTGACAGCGTTGATATTTTATACAAACGTCCGTTGCGCATCGAAGGAGAAATTGAATTGGACAGCGTTCCGTTCTTGCAAACTCCGGATACGATAGACGGAAAATTCTTTGCGGAAGATGGAGATGCGAATTGGATGATTCCGGAACAATTTTCGCTATCGCAAAATTATCCTAATCCGTTTAATCCGAGTACAACAATACGTTTTCAGTTGTCTGCATTCAGCAATATATCATTGAAAATTTACAACGCGCTCGGTGAAGAAGTTGCAACGTTGTTACACAACGAAGAAATGGAAGAAGGAGCGTACGAATTGCAATTCGACGCAGGCAATCTTCCCAGCAGCGTGTATTTTTATCGGATAAATGTAACGCAAGATGGCACTTTGCGATACACGGAAACGAAGAAAATGTTGCTGATGAAATAA
- a CDS encoding type II toxin-antitoxin system VapC family toxin — translation MNIYYLDASAWLKRYIREDGTAFVQKLFSKENLLACSSLGFVEVIATLSRKLKAKEISLFAFEEKVREAENDWMKFAHIEIDMENITAAISLAKKHFLRGADAIHLSAALSLKLHFSSSQDSFQFISSDDELNNAAKEYDMNVVNPARV, via the coding sequence GTGAATATTTATTATCTCGACGCAAGCGCGTGGCTCAAGCGATATATCCGTGAAGATGGAACTGCATTTGTTCAAAAACTATTTTCCAAAGAAAATTTGCTTGCGTGTTCTTCCCTCGGTTTCGTTGAAGTGATTGCAACACTTTCGCGAAAACTGAAAGCAAAAGAAATTTCGCTCTTTGCTTTTGAAGAAAAAGTAAGAGAAGCAGAAAATGATTGGATGAAGTTTGCTCATATTGAAATAGATATGGAAAATATAACGGCGGCAATTTCGTTGGCAAAAAAACATTTCCTTCGCGGTGCCGATGCGATTCATTTATCAGCGGCATTATCTTTGAAACTTCATTTTTCTTCCAGCCAAGATTCATTTCAATTTATTTCTTCTGACGATGAATTGAATAACGCGGCAAAAGAATATGATATGAATGTTGTTAATCCTGCGCGAGTGTAA
- a CDS encoding zinc-binding dehydrogenase, giving the protein MKSIRFHEFGNANVLRFEDAPMPIINDDEVLVQLKAASLNHLDIWVRSGTRERNTPLPHIPGSDGAGIVVEVGKNVSSVKVGERVLISPGLSCGECNFCKEQKENLCSQYRVLGTRESGSYAEFVKLPSRNVFLIPSNIGFNDAAAFPLVFLTAWHMLITLAQLKENETVLIHGAGSGVGIAAIQIAKMFNAKIITTAGSDDKLAQAQQLGADELINYNAKNFSDEVKRITEKKGVDVVFEHIGGDVFEKSIFLLRKGGRLVTCGATIGYETKLDLRYLYSRHLKLLGSFMGTSNDLRAVLAHLASGKLKPIIDSVFPLHNAADAQRRMEERKQFGKIVIEI; this is encoded by the coding sequence ATGAAATCAATCCGATTCCACGAATTTGGCAACGCTAATGTTCTTCGCTTTGAAGATGCGCCAATGCCGATAATCAACGACGACGAAGTTCTTGTTCAACTCAAAGCCGCATCGCTCAATCATCTCGATATTTGGGTGAGAAGCGGAACACGCGAACGCAATACGCCGCTTCCGCATATTCCCGGAAGTGATGGCGCAGGTATTGTTGTCGAAGTTGGAAAAAATGTTTCAAGTGTAAAAGTTGGAGAGCGCGTTTTAATTTCTCCCGGATTAAGTTGCGGTGAATGTAATTTTTGCAAAGAGCAAAAAGAAAATTTGTGTTCGCAATATCGCGTGTTAGGAACAAGAGAAAGTGGATCGTATGCCGAGTTTGTCAAACTTCCCTCGCGAAATGTTTTTCTGATTCCATCGAATATAGGTTTCAACGATGCCGCTGCATTTCCGCTTGTGTTTCTTACTGCGTGGCATATGTTGATTACGCTTGCGCAACTCAAAGAAAACGAAACAGTATTGATTCACGGTGCAGGAAGCGGTGTTGGCATTGCGGCGATTCAGATTGCAAAAATGTTTAATGCAAAAATTATTACGACAGCGGGAAGCGATGATAAACTCGCACAAGCACAACAACTCGGCGCAGATGAACTCATCAATTACAACGCGAAAAATTTTTCTGACGAAGTAAAACGCATCACGGAGAAAAAAGGCGTTGATGTTGTGTTTGAACACATTGGCGGCGACGTGTTTGAAAAAAGTATTTTCCTTTTGCGCAAAGGCGGAAGATTAGTTACGTGCGGCGCGACAATCGGTTACGAAACAAAACTCGATTTGCGATATTTGTATTCGCGCCATCTTAAGTTGCTCGGTTCTTTTATGGGAACAAGCAACGACTTGAGAGCCGTTCTCGCGCATCTCGCTTCGGGAAAATTGAAACCGATTATTGATAGCGTTTTTCCGCTACACAATGCCGCAGATGCGCAACGACGAATGGAAGAACGAAAACAGTTTGGGAAGATTGTGATTGAAATTTAG
- a CDS encoding type II toxin-antitoxin system HicB family antitoxin, translating into MQQQSSAVLKKSGNQYLALCLELGVIGSGNTPTTAKKTLREAIESYLEYAQEEWLSNERPVSIKELHEFFALR; encoded by the coding sequence ATGCAACAACAATCTTCAGCAGTTTTAAAAAAATCCGGAAATCAATATCTCGCTTTGTGTTTGGAACTTGGCGTAATAGGAAGCGGCAATACCCCAACAACAGCAAAGAAAACATTACGTGAAGCAATTGAATCGTATCTTGAGTATGCACAAGAAGAATGGCTTTCTAATGAGCGTCCGGTTTCCATTAAAGAATTACACGAGTTTTTTGCATTACGATGA
- the atpC gene encoding ATP synthase F1 subunit epsilon has translation MNDKKFSLEIVSPKATVFNGEVTSFTVPGELGSFQVLYNHAPILSSLSGGIIKFVEANGNETCYKTNGGFAEVHNNKASIVTEVEKL, from the coding sequence ATGAACGATAAAAAATTCTCACTGGAAATTGTTTCGCCCAAAGCAACAGTGTTTAACGGTGAAGTAACTTCATTTACCGTTCCCGGCGAACTGGGAAGTTTTCAGGTTCTTTACAATCATGCGCCGATTCTTTCTTCGCTTTCCGGTGGAATAATTAAATTTGTGGAAGCAAACGGAAACGAAACTTGCTACAAAACAAACGGTGGGTTTGCTGAAGTTCATAACAATAAAGCATCCATCGTTACGGAAGTAGAAAAACTCTAA
- the glmS gene encoding glutamine--fructose-6-phosphate transaminase (isomerizing), with amino-acid sequence MCGIIGYIGKKNALPILLEGLRRVEYRGYDSAGVATISEDKLHVTKKAGKVAELVELMDGNNSSSEIGIGHTRWATHGIPNDINAHPHWDCNQEIAIIHNGIIENFSSIKTKLQREGHQFETETDTEVLAHLIERFYQKTNDLYSAVRLSLLEVKGAYGLAIISTREPDKIIVARKGSPLVIGIGEGENFIASDAAAIIDHTRQVVYLEDGEVAEIRRDGFFTRDLIHDEEIDKEIEEITFDLEQIEKGGYEHFMLKEIHEQPESIRNTMRGRLLEEEGTAKLGGLDSVVEKIVNARRIILVGCGTSWHAGLVGEYMLEQYAQIPVEVEYASEFRYRNPILYKDDVVFFISQSGETFDTAAALQEAKQRGATCLGICNVVGSTIPRASNSGVYIHAGPEIGVASTKAFTSQLVALALITLMIARKKKTIRKDEGQQIVKELLSLPEKVAKVIEATTSQVRYIAEEFSDATNFLYLGRGYNFPVALEGALKLKEISYIHAEGYPAAEMKHGPIALIDHNMPVVCIAPKDSTYEKVLSNIQEVRVRNGRIIAVANHDDEEISKLSEHVIRIPQTLDFLAPILSIIPLQLLSYYMAVKRGCNVDMPRNLAKSVTVE; translated from the coding sequence ATGTGTGGAATAATCGGATATATCGGAAAAAAAAACGCGCTCCCTATTTTATTGGAAGGATTACGCCGTGTGGAATATCGAGGCTACGATTCGGCAGGCGTGGCTACCATTTCGGAGGACAAACTTCATGTTACGAAAAAAGCAGGAAAAGTTGCCGAGTTGGTTGAGTTGATGGATGGAAATAATTCTTCATCTGAAATCGGCATTGGACATACACGCTGGGCAACGCACGGAATTCCCAATGACATCAACGCGCATCCGCATTGGGATTGCAATCAGGAAATTGCGATTATTCACAACGGCATCATCGAAAATTTTTCTTCCATCAAAACAAAACTGCAGCGCGAAGGACATCAGTTTGAAACCGAAACCGATACGGAAGTTCTTGCGCATCTTATCGAACGATTTTATCAGAAGACCAATGATTTATACAGCGCGGTTCGTCTTTCGTTGCTTGAAGTAAAAGGCGCGTACGGACTTGCAATAATTTCCACGCGTGAACCGGATAAAATTATCGTTGCGCGAAAAGGAAGTCCTCTCGTGATTGGTATTGGCGAAGGAGAAAATTTTATCGCTTCCGATGCCGCCGCAATAATTGACCACACGCGGCAAGTTGTGTATCTCGAAGATGGAGAAGTTGCAGAAATTCGCCGCGATGGATTTTTCACGCGCGATTTGATTCACGACGAAGAGATTGATAAAGAGATTGAAGAAATTACGTTCGACCTCGAGCAAATTGAAAAAGGCGGTTACGAACATTTTATGTTGAAAGAAATTCACGAGCAGCCGGAATCAATTCGCAACACAATGCGCGGACGTTTGCTTGAAGAAGAAGGAACAGCGAAACTTGGCGGGCTCGATAGCGTTGTCGAAAAAATTGTGAACGCGCGAAGAATTATTTTAGTCGGTTGCGGAACGTCGTGGCATGCGGGACTTGTCGGCGAATATATGCTGGAACAATACGCGCAAATTCCTGTTGAAGTTGAATACGCAAGCGAATTTCGTTATCGCAATCCGATTCTTTATAAAGATGACGTTGTGTTTTTCATAAGTCAAAGCGGTGAAACGTTTGATACTGCTGCGGCATTGCAAGAAGCAAAACAACGCGGCGCTACGTGTTTGGGAATTTGCAACGTTGTCGGAAGCACAATTCCGCGCGCATCGAATTCGGGTGTGTATATTCACGCAGGACCGGAAATCGGTGTCGCTTCGACAAAAGCATTCACATCGCAACTTGTCGCGCTTGCACTAATTACATTGATGATTGCGCGAAAGAAAAAAACGATTCGCAAAGATGAAGGCCAACAGATAGTTAAAGAATTATTATCGTTACCGGAAAAAGTTGCGAAAGTTATTGAAGCGACAACATCGCAAGTTCGTTACATTGCAGAAGAGTTTTCTGATGCAACAAACTTTCTCTATCTCGGTCGCGGTTATAATTTCCCCGTCGCGCTCGAAGGCGCTTTGAAGTTGAAAGAAATTTCGTACATCCACGCAGAAGGTTATCCAGCGGCAGAAATGAAACACGGACCGATTGCGCTCATTGACCATAATATGCCGGTTGTGTGCATTGCGCCAAAAGACAGCACGTATGAAAAAGTATTGAGCAACATTCAGGAAGTTCGCGTACGCAACGGAAGAATAATCGCTGTAGCAAATCACGACGACGAAGAAATTTCCAAACTCTCCGAGCACGTGATTCGTATTCCTCAAACACTTGATTTTCTCGCGCCGATTCTTTCGATTATTCCGTTGCAATTACTTTCGTATTATATGGCAGTGAAACGCGGATGCAATGTTGATATGCCGAGAAATTTGGCAAAGAGTGTTACGGTGGAATAA
- a CDS encoding site-specific DNA-methyltransferase: MIDKPRALRNRTISLTTNDISFYSRNLISLSSSTSFSKIKNKTIHQNLFDVIDLLPSQFVDVLFLDPPYNLNKDFNGNGFKERTIDEYAKWIEAWLSKLVRTLKPTASIYICSDWRTSTSIHLVAEKYFTVRNRITWEREKGRGAKTNWKNNTEDIWFCTMSNEYTFNIDAVKLKRKVIAPYKENGKPKDWSETEEGNFRLTHPSNIWNDISIPFWSMPENTEHPTQKPEKLLAKIILGSTNENDVVFDPFLGSGTTSVVAKKLNRNYIGIEQDLKYCCLAEKRLQLAEENKAIQGYSDGVFWERNTFNEKLKV, translated from the coding sequence ATGATTGATAAGCCACGTGCCTTACGCAACAGAACAATTTCTCTAACCACCAACGATATTTCTTTCTACTCTCGAAATCTCATTTCTCTTTCTTCGTCAACATCATTTTCAAAAATCAAAAATAAAACTATTCATCAAAATCTTTTTGATGTGATTGATCTTCTTCCTTCGCAATTTGTTGATGTGCTTTTTCTTGACCCGCCGTATAATTTGAATAAAGATTTCAATGGCAATGGATTTAAAGAAAGAACAATTGATGAATACGCAAAATGGATTGAGGCGTGGCTTTCCAAACTTGTGCGAACATTGAAACCAACTGCATCAATTTATATTTGCAGCGATTGGCGGACTTCAACTTCGATTCATCTTGTTGCGGAAAAATACTTTACCGTGCGAAACAGAATTACGTGGGAACGAGAAAAAGGTCGCGGCGCAAAAACAAATTGGAAAAACAATACGGAAGATATTTGGTTCTGCACAATGAGCAATGAATATACGTTCAACATTGATGCGGTGAAGTTGAAACGAAAAGTAATTGCGCCATACAAAGAAAACGGAAAGCCGAAAGATTGGAGCGAAACGGAAGAAGGAAATTTTCGCTTGACGCATCCATCGAATATTTGGAATGACATTTCAATTCCGTTTTGGTCAATGCCGGAAAATACGGAACATCCGACGCAGAAACCGGAAAAACTTCTCGCAAAAATTATTCTCGGAAGCACCAATGAGAACGATGTTGTGTTTGACCCATTTCTTGGAAGCGGAACAACTTCTGTCGTTGCCAAAAAATTAAACCGCAACTACATTGGCATAGAGCAAGATTTAAAATATTGTTGCCTTGCAGAGAAACGATTGCAACTTGCTGAAGAAAATAAAGCGATTCAAGGTTACAGCGATGGAGTTTTCTGGGAGAGAAATACGTTCAATGAAAAGTTAAAAGTGTAA
- a CDS encoding metal-dependent hydrolase, whose protein sequence is MITSQKNKLNITWLGHSAFQLVTSNGKIVLLDPWLDNPEAPREIKDTISADIILVSHGHSDHLGNTIEIAKRTQAKVICIFEIYLFLQSKGISSAIGMNKGGTMDVDGIKITMTDAKHSSTIEDGAKILCGGEAAGFVVEFENGFKIYYAGDTSVFSDMKIIGELYTPDIAFLPIGDLYTMGPKEAAYACTLINPKFIIGMHYGTFPVLSGTPEALKKLLSPALRMKVMELEVGKSVGV, encoded by the coding sequence ATGATAACTTCTCAAAAAAATAAACTCAACATTACGTGGCTTGGACATAGCGCGTTTCAATTGGTAACTTCAAACGGAAAAATAGTTCTCCTTGACCCGTGGCTTGATAATCCGGAAGCGCCGCGTGAAATAAAAGACACAATCAGTGCAGATATTATTCTCGTTTCGCACGGACACAGCGACCATCTCGGCAATACTATTGAAATTGCAAAACGCACTCAAGCAAAAGTGATTTGTATTTTCGAAATATATTTGTTCTTGCAAAGTAAAGGTATTTCTTCAGCAATCGGAATGAATAAAGGCGGAACAATGGACGTTGACGGAATAAAAATTACGATGACAGATGCAAAACACAGTTCTACGATTGAAGACGGTGCGAAAATTCTTTGCGGAGGCGAAGCCGCGGGATTTGTTGTGGAATTTGAAAACGGTTTCAAAATTTACTACGCAGGAGATACAAGCGTTTTCTCCGATATGAAAATTATCGGAGAATTGTACACTCCCGATATTGCGTTTCTTCCGATTGGCGATTTATACACGATGGGACCCAAAGAAGCGGCGTATGCTTGTACGCTTATCAATCCGAAATTCATTATCGGAATGCACTACGGAACATTTCCCGTATTAAGCGGAACCCCGGAAGCATTGAAAAAACTCCTTTCTCCCGCATTGCGAATGAAAGTAATGGAGTTAGAAGTTGGAAAAAGTGTGGGAGTGTAG
- a CDS encoding GTPase has translation MLFMKKIKTIIMGAAGRDFHNFNTVYRDNETYDVVAFTATQIPNIEGRKYPSMLSGKLYPNGIPIHPESDLEKLIKKFSVDEVVFSYSDVSFNYVMEKASNVMSWGADFKFLGAHDSMIPSSKPVIAIVAVRTGSGKSQTSRKVAGLLQAMGKKVVAVRHPMPYGDLSKQICQRFASLDDMKQHDCTVEEMEEYEPHITSGTIIYAGVDYEKILREAEKEADVIIWDGGNNDMSFYKPNLTICVADPHRPGHELSYYPGAANTRLADVVVINKVDSADRENVDIVRNNIRKVNNDAIIVEGASPITVENASVIEGKKVLVIEDGPTLTHGEMKYGAGVLAAQKFGAKEIIDPRPYAVASIEETFKKYPGIGILLPAMGYGEKQLKDLEKTINRVPCDSVIIGTPIDLSRIIKIEKPTTRVRYDLEEITKPNLAEILKNFFEKTK, from the coding sequence ATATTATTTATGAAAAAAATCAAAACTATTATTATGGGTGCCGCAGGCCGCGACTTCCACAATTTCAACACAGTGTATCGCGACAATGAAACGTATGACGTAGTCGCATTTACTGCAACACAAATTCCGAACATTGAAGGAAGAAAATATCCATCCATGCTTTCGGGAAAATTATATCCGAACGGAATTCCTATTCATCCCGAAAGCGATTTGGAAAAACTCATCAAGAAATTTTCTGTGGATGAAGTTGTGTTTTCCTATTCCGATGTCTCGTTCAATTACGTAATGGAAAAAGCATCGAACGTAATGTCGTGGGGAGCGGATTTCAAATTTCTCGGCGCGCACGATTCGATGATTCCAAGTTCAAAACCGGTGATTGCAATTGTCGCGGTGAGAACAGGAAGCGGAAAAAGTCAAACATCGAGAAAAGTTGCCGGACTTTTGCAAGCAATGGGAAAGAAAGTTGTCGCAGTTCGCCATCCGATGCCGTATGGAGATTTGTCGAAACAAATTTGTCAGCGGTTTGCTTCGCTCGATGATATGAAACAACATGATTGCACCGTTGAAGAAATGGAAGAATACGAACCGCACATCACGAGCGGGACAATTATTTACGCCGGTGTTGATTACGAAAAAATTCTTCGTGAAGCAGAAAAAGAAGCGGACGTAATAATTTGGGACGGCGGAAATAATGATATGTCTTTTTACAAGCCGAACTTGACAATTTGCGTTGCTGACCCTCATCGTCCCGGACACGAACTTTCGTATTATCCCGGCGCAGCAAATACGAGACTGGCTGATGTTGTTGTTATAAACAAAGTTGATTCTGCCGACAGAGAAAATGTTGACATCGTTCGCAACAACATTCGCAAAGTGAATAACGATGCAATTATTGTAGAAGGCGCATCGCCGATTACCGTTGAGAATGCATCGGTGATTGAAGGGAAAAAAGTTTTGGTGATTGAAGACGGACCAACACTCACGCACGGCGAAATGAAATACGGCGCAGGAGTTTTAGCCGCGCAAAAATTCGGCGCGAAAGAAATTATTGACCCACGTCCGTATGCAGTAGCTTCGATTGAAGAAACGTTTAAGAAATATCCCGGCATCGGAATTCTTCTTCCCGCGATGGGTTACGGCGAAAAGCAGTTGAAAGATTTGGAGAAGACAATTAATCGTGTTCCGTGTGATTCGGTCATTATCGGAACGCCGATTGATTTGAGCCGCATCATCAAAATTGAAAAGCCGACAACGCGCGTGCGCTACGATTTGGAAGAAATCACCAAACCAAATCTTGCAGAAATTTTGAAAAACTTTTTTGAAAAAACTAAGTGA
- a CDS encoding DUF3368 domain-containing protein — translation MRELVISDASCLILDDLRARKIAKSMNLKLTGTLRVLVKAKEKGFIKRIKPLMEELDDINFHLSTNVIENILEVCKK, via the coding sequence ATGCGTGAACTTGTAATCTCGGATGCAAGTTGTCTGATTCTTGATGACTTGCGAGCGAGAAAAATTGCTAAGAGTATGAATTTGAAATTAACCGGTACGTTAAGAGTTCTCGTAAAAGCGAAAGAAAAAGGGTTCATCAAAAGGATAAAACCACTGATGGAAGAATTAGACGATATAAACTTTCATTTATCAACAAATGTCATTGAAAATATTCTTGAAGTTTGTAAAAAGTAA